CCTTGCCTTTACCGAGTATGGTTCACTTCTGGTTTCCTACTGCTACACCATTAATCCAATGAATATTCAGGAATTTAAGTTTGTATTGATTGACACTGAAACTCTACATGAGAAGAAGGATCCTGATATCCAACATCCTTCATATGTAGCTACTTTCATGGAGAGCCTTGTTTTACTTGATGGAGCAAACTTGGCGTCTTACTAAACAGATGGTGGTGTGCATATGAGAATGAAGTCATTAGTGGTATGGATGAAGTGAAACCCTTGTTATTCCTTTTCCTTTACTTCAGTAGTAGGCATGATAGTATTGCTAAAAGCATCATTTTTTTATCCCAAGTTTAGATTAACCTTTTCTGGCTCTATTACATATTAGTATTTGTAAGTGGATGGTTGTTGTGTACATACCCAAGTCTGACGATTTTAACTTTAGCAATACTTGGCTGACTTAATCCATCTTTGCTTGTGTGTCCCTCTGGTAGTGTTCAAAAAACTAGATTTGAGCTCTCATGACTTcaatttaaaagaagaaatgaaaaaaaaaaaaaaaaccagaatgGATTGAAAGAAGCTCTAAAGCTAAGAATGTTGAAAAGGAGCAGCCAAGTGCTTGTCTCGTGAGCATGTTACCATTCCAATATCATGTTCTTACTTTCCTGATTTAAGTTAATTGGTCTTTGTTGGTTTGAGTGCTACATTAAACCTTAGTATTGATGACGAGAAGCTTATTTGTTTGACAGAGAATTGGTTACAACATTTGTGATCTTGCTATGGCATCCTATCTTTGCCTTTGAGAGTTGTATCTAGTTGAGAAATGCTGTTGACTCATGTTTAGCTGGGCTCAATCTCATGTTTATTGTCAAGGGATTTGGATTAACAAGTTTAAAAGTGTTTCTGTTAGTACTGTTGTGTTCTTTCTCCTAAACAAACATGCTATGGTTTATACTACtaagtcatttaaaaaaaaaatgtgttgaaaagacTATCAATCTGCTTTTGGTTCTTGATTCTATTGCTAGTTACTAGTACTGCTTGTGTAACTGTTTACATGTCGTCACCGTGGCTCCTTGACTTAGAGACCTCTGATTGCATGTGTGGTGCTTAATGCTTATTCATTGTATTCTGCATTTGATATCATCTATAATGCTTCTCCACCTCTCGTAGTTCTTATTCTTGGTTAGTTCATTTTGTTTTCCAGTTGGTCTCTACTTGtgctttttgtcattttatcaTTAAACTTGCAAAATTACTACCTATTGAAAAAATCAGTAAACCTGCAAAATTGCTTGTATTGTGTTTGTTTATTGATCTTACTCTTGGTTAGTTCATTTTGTTTGCCAGTTGGTCTGTACTTGaactttttatcattttatcatTAAACTTGCAAAATTACTACCTATTGAAAAAATCAGTAAACCTGCAAAATTGCTTGTATTGTGTTTGTTTATTGATCTTACGGTTATGCTGGTGAGCAATAAAGCGTTGCGAAAATGTCAAACATGTAGCACAAATcttgataaattgataataaatatCTGTTTTCAGAGCATGAGAAAGTTAGAAAGGAGAATTGAACAAAATAGACAGAAGAAAGGAGACTAGAGGGGGTGCCCAAGCAACTTATCCCCTTGGACCAAGGAGAAGAGAATGGTGGTCCACTTGAATGTAGGATAAGAGCTTGCATATTGTAGCACCTGCTAGTTTACACAAAGAAGGGAGTTACATACCTGTAGAACACCATGTTGTGATTTAATTGTgctttatattctttaaaaagcCATCAAACATGATAATTAATACACTGGAAAGAAGGGATGATtcagcctttcatttgactatAGGTGGACTGGTGGAGAAGATTTTATTAGAACTTACTGGAAAGAATGCTGACTTTGCTGGTTTTCCTATTACCTCTGAATTTTAGGAGCTACCTCTTTTTAAATATAACCAGGCGTCACTCTGATTTTACAATTTACTGGTCTGCTTACATTTATATGTCTTCTATTTTAATTATTCATATTTGCCTTCATTTTGCTTATGAAGTGCCTgattatataatgtaagaattttTATTCCACATGCTGGACGGATTTGCTGTTGGGGAAAATGGAGGAATCGTGATCTGCTTCATTATCTTCACTCTGTGCTTTGCTTTGAGGCTATGTTTAGTTTGAAGGTGAATTTTGGGTAGAGAATGAGATGGTTTCAGTGGGGGGGAGGTTGGTGGAAGGGGAGATGGCTGGTACTCTGGGTTGAAAGGTGAAATTTTGCCTATATTTTAGGTTGTATTACCACTAAGGTTCTTCTATTAAGCATCGGGCAGTGTGGTAGGTTGGTAACGAGGAGATGGCcagagttttgggttttaagCTAGCTTCTTTGGCTACATATCATTCAAGATTTTCGTGAACTTGGGGTACAAGCCTtttttgattaataaattttgttctttataatatatttattattcaagATTTTATTGAGGGTCCTTGTTTATATATGTGGCTGTGCTGTAAGCAATTTTAAAGTAGAGGctggggtggtggtggtttggacgatgctgtgtgtgtgtgtgtaaagagGCCATGTTACTCTTATAAGATAGTAAGATCACTCTTTTCAACTTGTCAACCTTACCTGTTCATGTGACAAATATGTAGGAAATGAAGTGTGTTGCAGTAAAGGAATGagtaagagaagaagaagaagaagcagaagaagaagaagaaaacacaaGGATGCATcagaaagaaaggaaggaagGATGCACCAAGAGTTGAGGAATTGCAAAATGAAATCAATCTAATTGGAATACCCCAACTTAATCTACTATCTATGCATGTATTGAAGCCAAACTAATAATGTGCGAGTTGTCGTTTAATGTCATAATCACTGCATGATCTTGTGCAACATGTGGTATTGTCTCAACAATGGATAGGATGGAGAAGTTGAAGTTAGTCTTCTTTTGGGTAGTGTGACTAGTTCATATGCCTTTTATATGGTTCGAAGGATGTCCTTACTCATAGTCAAGAGGCTTGTGCTTCGTGGAGTCAACAATACTTAGGAGACACATTGCTAAGTTGTCACTTTCACATGAGTTCACCATTGACACTTTTAATTATGCACTAATCAGAACTTGGCAGGTGTAAATTTGGATGTGCCTAGATTTGTAGATGTGGAgtaccttctttttatttttatattggtaAGAATTTGGCTTTTAATGTAATTAGTCGCAACCCTAAGTGATGTGCAGGAATACTTGATTATTTTATGGTAAAagataatgtataatttattttttaaaatatttgtaaagTCATATATTAGGATTAATCATATATAGTAAAATGTTTTTCTCATTAGAGAATctcattttaaatatattaaactattaattaagaaacgttctttttttatataactctTTACCAAACCATAAAAGGGCaatgatttttttccctaaaatattatattgctttcttttttaagtaatgaaattttgtttctctacaaataaataattatatatttttactttctctttatattaaaattttcatcaacACGTATTATGAGCTAATTTGTAGTGATAAAATATAGTGGGATTAACTTTTTCTAATTATGATAGTTAGAAAGGAATGAGAAAAGTAAAGTTTTTACACTGTTCAAAAAACTTCAACTTGTAGCCTTATATTTTAATGTTGTCTTTAATCCCAAACCAATTTATCTCTTTTGAAGTATATAAGGTATGATCATTATCTCTCTTCTTGAATACATTGTTTATCTCAAtacatttataaatatatactgaATCAAAATATACTCATATAAAGATGCtttgcaaacaaacaaaatatcatatcaaTTGTTGATTAACAATGATTAGTTGGATCAATTAGGAAATCAATTTGTTATTGATAATCTATTGCGATTATTCTCTTTGTAGAAACTACAAATTTGTCTACCCAAAaagattatcaaataaacaattgttagcaaaatctcataattaaatttctatatgcatcattataaaataataataataataataataataatgaaaatacaatCTTCTATTGAAAGTAGTTGGATAAGTTTATTGAAATGTTTTGGGATCAAAATGTGTTCTTTGCACACATCAATGTGGCTGTGATGCTTAACGTGTTGAAGTAGAGTCACAAGCTCTTGGAGTCCTAGATTACACATATCAatctatttatcaaaaaaagattaCACATATcaatctaaaatattttaatagccCCATGGtatacatataatttaaaaattaaaattttgtatggtAGACACAAATTTTGTGACAATGTGCAAATCTTTTGTGAATATCCTCAGGTATTTTTCCCTTTCCCATTCCCATTCTCCCTTCCCTTGTGGCCAAAatttacttatccaaaaaataaataaataaacctcaGTTAGTTGACTATAAATTGACAtgatatctaaaatttttagtaatCACTAGTATCCAGAGTCATGAATTTTCACATTTATTGGCTCAGCAGGCAGGGCTTGGTTATCTAGCCCCTGATCCAAGCAAAAAGTTTGAGCCATGGGGCTTGGGCTTAGCAGGATGTTTGGACTTTGGTTGGGCTCATACTAGCATTACCGATTAGTGATTAGCTTCTGCTCTTGTCCATGGTGGATGATGGGCTAGTTGTAGAGAGGCCCATGGTTACCTGAATTGCCTAGCTCAATTGAtcaaacacctttttttttcccagaaaAAGAGAATTACTTTTCATCTTTCTTGAATTTGAGTTCAATTATGTTATAGTAATTCCTTAGAGGGTGTTTGATTTGAGAATAAAGTTGGTGTTTTATGtattcatttttagttttttgtgagACCCACCAATTAAAAAACTAGTATATTTTTActtagttttcatttttagtatCTTAAAATCTGGATTTGAATACACATTTCCAGCGTTTTTCATTTTAAGTGAAAACAAGTAGTGGCATTCTCGttaatttcttgaaaataattaaaaaatccaTCAACTATTAAGTCCTTTCAAGTCTGACCTACACAATAATTGAAGTGACCtgtgtaagtaaaaaaaaaaaaaaagttgctttTCTcctaaaatagagaacaatagcCAAACTGAACTCAAATTATACATTCAAAACTGATTTTCAAATAGACTCAAATGTGAaaatgagtctttttttttttttttttttaattcaaattcttaAAATGAATATAGAAAAGTGAAAATGAAAGTGAATACACTATTTTTTTAAGAACCAATCATCACCTTAGGTTCTGTTGAAGTGGGCCCgtgtgtgtggcttgaattgccacaagcccaagtCAATTACCAAATACTTGTTGTATTAGGAGTCCAAGCCCAACGCAGCCGACCTAACATatatccctatatatatatatatatatatatatatgagaaaacatCCTGCCGACCTAACATATTACATTCAAATTATTAGTTACGGCAATAGTGAGAGGGAGTCCGTAAAGGCACTCACAGAGCCAAAGTCCTTCCTTTTCCGCGCCAacgcttttcttcttcttcttcacacacactctctctctctctcgtaaaTCCAAAACCATGGCCAAAGAAGCGGAGGTGAGGCTTCCGAGACCGACACGTGTCAAAAACAAAACTCCGGCGCCGATTCAGATTACCGCCGAGCAGATCCTCCGTGAAGCGCGTGAACGACAAGAATCTGAGATTCGGCCTCCGAAGCAGAAGATCACCGACGCGACTGAACTCTCCGAGTACCGGCTTCGCAAGCGGAAGGAGTTCGAAGACCTAATCCGCCGCGTGCGATGGAATATCAGCGTTTGGATCAAGTACGCGCAGTGGGAGGAGTCTCAGAAGGACTTCAATCGAGCTCGCTCAGTTTGGGAACGAGCTCTCGAGGTGGATTATCGGAACCACACGCTGTGGTTGAAGTACGCCGAGGTTGAAATGAAgaataaattcataaataacGCGAGGAACGTTTGGGACCGTGCCGTCACTCTCTTGCCAAGAGTGGATCAGTTGTGGTACAAGTACATTCACATGGAAGAGATGCTTGGCAATGTCGCCGGAGCCAGACAGATCTTCGAGCGGTGGATGAGTTGGATGCCGGACCAGCAAGGTTGGCTTTCCTACATCAAATTTGAGCTCCGTTACAATGAAATAGAGCGAGCTAGGCAGATTTTCGAGCGGTTCGTGCAGTGTCACCCTAAGGTCGCTGCTTGGATTCGCTACGCCAAGTTCGAGATGAAGAATGGCGAGGCTGCTAGGTCGAGGAATGTCTATGAACGAGCCGTTGAAAAACTCGCTGACGATGAAGAAGCCGAGCAGTTATTCGTTGCATTCGCCGAATTCGAAGAGCGGTGTAAGGAATCAGAGCGTGCTAGGTCTATCCACAAGTTCGCTCTTGATCATATACCGAAAGGAAGGGCTGAGGACTTGTATAGAAAATTTGTAGCATTTGAGAAACAGTATGGAGATAAGGAAGGAATTGAGGATGCCATAGTGGGAAAGAGGAGGTTTCAGTATGAAGATGAAGTGAGAAAAAATCCATTGAATTATGATTCATGGTTCGATTTTATTCGATTGGAAGAGAATGTTGGGAAAAAGGATAGGATTAGAGAAGTGTACGAGCGAGCCATTTCGAATGTGCCTCCTGCTGAGGAGAAGCGGTATTGGCAGCGATATATTTATTTGTGGTAAGTAATGTGGTTGAGAATGCAGTTTGAAGTTTGATTAATTCGAGTTCATatgctcaatttttgttgctgattttttgtttgtgatttttagGATTAATTATGCATTGTATGAAGAGCTTGATGCAGAAGATGTGGAGCGCACAAGAGATGTGTATAGGTAAGTTTGTGATtgtcaaaaacttatttttgtgGTTGGTAAAGTTGATGCACTGCATAAAGTTTATGTTTAGACTTAAAAATGTGGCAGGTAGCTCTAAACAGATTGTGTTGTTTTCAATGTATGCTTTTGCATGATATTGTTCATACTTCACTTGTATTTGTTGCTGTGTGTGTAATTTAGATTTTTACACGAGGCGGTGCTGTGTTTCACATGCTATTTTGATGCAGTTCTCTTTCATTTGTAGTTCTTGTTTCATGCATAGTATACGGATCCTCTTACCATAACTTTGAGTGTCCTTTAGTAGCAATATTTAATATGGTGTGAAACTCACCTCCAAATGAATAACACTAGTGcactaaaaaaattcattgaaaatGCAGGTTTGTTAATAACTTATAAACGATGTGACTGTTGATTACTTAATACATGATCATAAATTTCGGTTATGTAGGAGATTTTATGCTGTACAATCAATTtggtttcaagtttttttttttttttttttggttcctatGAACAATTAATAAGGAATTGTAAGTGTTTACAACTTGGAAATCTCTCTGATGTACATTCATTATAAAAATTACTATATGAAATCTGTTAATGCGAATTAAGTTACTTACAGTCATTCACAACAGCACTTGTAACTGGTTTTCCTATGTATGATTCACACGAGTGGACAAACCCAAGTGACTTTGAAGAGATTGCTCACTTACTGTTAATTTTTCCAGGGGGTGTCTGAAGCTCATTCCTCATGAGAAATTCTCTTTTGCAAAATTATGGCTTCTAGCTGCTCAATTTGAGATCCGGCAGCTAAATCTCAAGGCTGCACGACAAATCCTGGGAAATGCAATTGGCAAAGCTCCTAGAGATAAGGTCATTTACTGATTGAGTTTAAATATGTACTATATTTAGCATATTCCACATATTCTCACACTTGTGATTTTGCTTTTTAACCCAATAGATATTCAAGAAGTATATTGAGATAGAGCTTCAGCTTGGAAATATAGACCGTGGCAGAAAGCTCTATGACAAGTATTT
This genomic stretch from Quercus robur chromosome 4, dhQueRobu3.1, whole genome shotgun sequence harbors:
- the LOC126722487 gene encoding uncharacterized protein LOC126722487, whose translation is MAKEAEVRLPRPTRVKNKTPAPIQITAEQILREARERQESEIRPPKQKITDATELSEYRLRKRKEFEDLIRRVRWNISVWIKYAQWEESQKDFNRARSVWERALEVDYRNHTLWLKYAEVEMKNKFINNARNVWDRAVTLLPRVDQLWYKYIHMEEMLGNVAGARQIFERWMSWMPDQQGWLSYIKFELRYNEIERARQIFERFVQCHPKVAAWIRYAKFEMKNGEAARSRNVYERAVEKLADDEEAEQLFVAFAEFEERCKESERARSIHKFALDHIPKGRAEDLYRKFVAFEKQYGDKEGIEDAIVGKRRFQYEDEVRKNPLNYDSWFDFIRLEENVGKKDRIREVYERAISNVPPAEEKRYWQRYIYLWINYALYEELDAEDVERTRDVYRGCLKLIPHEKFSFAKLWLLAAQFEIRQLNLKAARQILGNAIGKAPRDKIFKKYIEIELQLGNIDRGRKLYDKYLEWAPENCYAWSKYVELERSLCETERARAIFELAIAQPALDMPELLWKAYVDFEISEGEFERTRELYERLLDRTKHLKVWISYAKFEASAMEEDAKGSDLAEDDLQEHHHEQKKQCIQHARRVFEKAINYYRTSAPELKEERAMLLEEWLNMESSFGELGDISLVQAKLPKKLKKMRQMVSEDGPAGYEEYIDYMFPEETQTTNLKILEAAYKWKKQKISDED